A region of Paenibacillus sp. 37 DNA encodes the following proteins:
- the licT gene encoding BglG family transcription antiterminator LicT → MIIRQIFNNNVIRAENQVGHEFVVIGNGLGFKKKNGQPVDEDKIEKTFVLKSDKIPQKLIDLIGETSVEYLKLADEIVGHAKKEMGDIFSDNIYISLIDHIQFAITRYRKSVGLKNSLLWQIKKFYKKEFGIGMNAVELIQEQFGIQMDEHEASFIAMHFVNARQDAQGMKQTVEITEVIDDIFNIVTNHYHIALDENSFNYSRFITHLQYFVQRMLSNEQEQFASGDNFLYEQVKDKYSKAFECTQLINQYLEERFESAMSIDEKVYLTIHIQRVTSRNELLGAE, encoded by the coding sequence ATGATCATCCGTCAGATTTTTAACAACAATGTCATCCGGGCTGAGAACCAGGTTGGTCACGAATTTGTTGTCATTGGCAACGGTCTTGGCTTCAAAAAGAAAAACGGGCAGCCTGTGGATGAGGATAAAATCGAAAAAACCTTTGTGCTGAAATCAGATAAAATACCGCAAAAACTCATTGATCTGATTGGGGAAACATCGGTTGAATATTTGAAGTTAGCAGACGAAATTGTGGGCCATGCCAAAAAGGAAATGGGTGATATTTTTAGTGATAATATCTATATATCATTGATCGATCATATTCAGTTTGCCATTACCCGGTACCGTAAATCCGTCGGGCTGAAGAATTCCCTTTTGTGGCAGATCAAGAAGTTTTACAAGAAGGAATTTGGGATTGGCATGAACGCTGTGGAGCTGATCCAGGAACAATTCGGCATCCAGATGGATGAACATGAGGCCAGCTTTATTGCAATGCATTTTGTAAACGCTCGTCAAGATGCTCAAGGCATGAAACAAACCGTTGAAATCACTGAAGTTATTGATGATATCTTCAACATTGTGACCAACCATTACCACATCGCCCTGGATGAAAATTCATTTAATTATTCCCGGTTTATTACCCATCTTCAATATTTTGTGCAGAGAATGTTGAGTAATGAACAGGAGCAATTTGCTTCAGGAGACAACTTTCTGTATGAGCAGGTGAAGGACAAATATAGCAAGGCATTTGAATGCACCCAATTAATCAATCAGTACCTTGAAGAAAGGTTTGAAAGTGCCATGTCCATTGATGAAAAGGTGTATTTGACGATCCAT
- a CDS encoding DUF3934 family protein — translation MSNAKGKGGTGRGTGKKGWNRWQAAANRAKSAPKPYKSKGTKKKDDTETSSGKPE, via the coding sequence ATGAGCAATGCAAAAGGAAAAGGCGGCACCGGCCGTGGTACGGGTAAAAAAGGCTGGAACCGTTGGCAAGCCGCTGCAAACCGGGCAAAAAGTGCCCCGAAGCCTTATAAAAGTAAAGGTACAAAGAAGAAGGACGATACCGAAACTTCAAGTGGCAAGCCCGAGTAA
- a CDS encoding MarR family winged helix-turn-helix transcriptional regulator: protein MPVNMDENPLGLILSRTYLAYKKTTTRNLSEQDITPEQFAVLNELSKAGSHISQKKLAELTVRDQTTVGKIIDKLIRKGLVTREEDPQDRRAVLLCLTAEGLEMNDVLTPKAKQQEQEALAECSPEELEAFMNVMNRIYEKMK, encoded by the coding sequence ATGCCTGTTAATATGGATGAAAATCCACTTGGACTGATTCTGTCACGGACGTATCTGGCATACAAAAAAACAACAACCAGAAATCTGAGCGAACAGGATATTACTCCGGAACAATTTGCAGTTCTGAATGAATTGAGCAAGGCTGGAAGCCATATATCACAGAAAAAACTGGCTGAATTAACAGTGCGGGACCAGACAACGGTAGGCAAAATTATAGACAAGTTGATTCGCAAAGGTCTGGTGACAAGAGAAGAAGATCCACAGGACCGCAGAGCGGTTTTGCTTTGTTTGACGGCGGAAGGACTGGAAATGAATGACGTTCTTACACCAAAGGCAAAACAGCAAGAGCAAGAGGCACTCGCCGAATGTTCCCCTGAAGAGCTTGAAGCATTCATGAATGTGATGAATCGCATCTATGAAAAGATGAAATAA
- a CDS encoding YhgE/Pip domain-containing protein, whose amino-acid sequence MRSFKDFLKVPQTKIGLVFALIVPLLFVVIWMTGYHQATERVDQLQVALVNEDGTQGTEVQKQIETLAPFHVNVLGSAEEAEQQMNAGNYAMVIVIPEGFTDQIEGGTEASLSFYINQGNADVAKSIVEHAATGMTAQMGQGILESKVQVTLNNDSINSDELSAAIGQAMAKMNEGPVKAEINKTNSVSDFATSMLPMILGFITYIASMTMNIQFNITSNIMKRTHSKWEIFWGRQLLLLCIAVIVPLIVDTVALQFTDVASSFGALYLYHVLVSLACICFTQMSFALFGNAGPLFNVAMVPLQLMTAGNIIPAEMLAPFYRYIGNFLPASNGVQGFMRLIYSGEAVGGYMVHLLLISIITWGITLLRVGMQKAGNGQMTKTPPASAQAQH is encoded by the coding sequence ATGAGAAGCTTCAAAGATTTTCTTAAAGTGCCACAGACAAAAATAGGGTTGGTTTTTGCATTGATTGTTCCGCTGTTATTTGTTGTGATCTGGATGACGGGTTATCATCAAGCCACGGAGAGAGTGGATCAACTTCAAGTTGCTCTCGTGAACGAAGACGGGACACAGGGAACAGAGGTGCAGAAGCAGATTGAAACGCTCGCGCCTTTCCATGTCAATGTTCTGGGATCTGCCGAGGAAGCTGAGCAACAGATGAATGCGGGTAACTATGCGATGGTTATTGTTATTCCGGAAGGATTCACTGACCAGATTGAAGGAGGTACAGAGGCGAGTTTGTCCTTTTATATCAATCAGGGAAATGCGGATGTAGCCAAATCCATTGTGGAACATGCCGCGACCGGAATGACTGCACAAATGGGTCAAGGGATTCTGGAATCCAAGGTTCAAGTGACACTCAATAATGATAGTATAAACAGCGATGAACTGAGTGCAGCTATTGGACAAGCGATGGCGAAGATGAATGAAGGGCCTGTGAAGGCTGAAATTAATAAAACGAACAGCGTGAGTGATTTTGCAACATCGATGCTGCCCATGATTCTGGGTTTTATCACCTACATTGCTTCGATGACGATGAACATTCAGTTCAATATTACGTCGAATATCATGAAGCGTACCCATTCCAAATGGGAAATCTTCTGGGGACGGCAATTGCTGTTATTGTGTATAGCTGTGATTGTTCCCCTAATTGTGGATACAGTAGCTCTTCAGTTCACGGATGTTGCGAGCTCCTTCGGCGCTTTGTATCTGTATCATGTGCTGGTGAGTCTGGCTTGTATCTGTTTTACACAAATGAGTTTTGCCCTGTTTGGCAATGCAGGACCTCTATTTAATGTAGCGATGGTTCCGCTCCAGTTGATGACAGCAGGAAATATCATTCCAGCCGAGATGCTGGCGCCATTCTACCGTTATATAGGAAACTTTCTGCCCGCTTCCAATGGAGTACAGGGATTTATGCGTTTGATCTATAGTGGAGAAGCAGTGGGGGGATACATGGTTCATCTTCTGTTGATCTCGATTATTACGTGGGGAATTACGTTGCTGCGAGTTGGCATGCAAAAAGCAGGTAATGGACAAATGACGAAGACGCCTCCAGCATCAGCACAGGCACAACATTAA